The window CCGGCGGCCTCCGCGAGATGGTCGTCGAGGCGCCGCTTGTCCGTCGCGGTGGGTTCCTTCAACGACTGCCTGCCGACGAACGGGGCCGTCACCGTCCGCAGGTCCGCCTCGATGCGGGCCTGCTGTGCGGAGTGTGCGGAGGCGACCTTCGCGATCGCCTTCCGCAGGTCGTCGATGCCGGAACCGTCCCGGGCGGAGGTGCGGATGACGCTGACCTTCTTCAGACCGTCGTCGACGAGCAGCTGCTCCAGGGAGGCGGAGACGCGGCGGGCATCCTCCGCGGTGAGGCGGTCGGACTTGTTGAGCACCGCGAGGGTGACCGAGCTGTGCGAGGCGTGCGGGCGGATGAAGTGGTCGTGGATGATCGAGTCGGCGTACTTTTCCGGGTCGGTCACCCACACCAGCACGTCGACCTGGCCGGCCAGGCGGGTGGCGATGGCCCGGTGCTCCGGCTCCACCGAGTCGAAGTCCGGCAGGTCCAGCAGGATCACGGGGCCCGCGCCGGGCGCGAAGTCGCCGGTGCGGTTGCGGCGGTCCTCGACCTGCAGCCAGTCCAGCAGCTCTTCGGAACCCGCGGGGTCCCACACCGCCGCCAGCGGGGAGGAGGTGGTGGGACGGCGGGCGGCGGTCTTGCCCAGGTCCTCGCCCACCACCGCGTTGAACAGGGAGGTCTTGCCGGAGCCGGTGGCGCCGAAGAAGCCGACGACGGTGTGCTCGCCGGACAGTGCGCGTCGTTCCGCGGCGGCGTCCGCCACCCGGGCCAGGGCGGCGTGCTCGGCGGGGGAGACGAGGCCCTCGCCCAGGTCGGTGGCCTCCCGCAGGGCCTCCAGGCGTTCGGTGAGGCTCAGTTTCTTCCGGAACATCAGGCTTCTCCCGTCTGGGTGCGGACATCGCGTTCGGCGGAGGCGGCGGCGTCGAGAAGCTCCCCGGCGGAGGTGCCGGCGGTGAGCTCGTCGGTGATGTCCCAGTAGCGGGCACGCTCGGCGTCGAGCAGCGCGGTGGTGCGCTCGTCGAGGTCCTCGCGGGCGCGGGCGGCCATGCGGCGCACCGCCTCCTCACCGAACACCGTCTCCAGGAGTTTCTGGCCGACGACCGCGGAACCACCGGCGATGGCGATCTCGCCGCCGGTGAGCCCGGCGGTGGAGGCGAAGACGATGAGCATCAGCGCCACGGTGACCACGTTGAGGCCCAGGGACATGATGCGGGCCTTCATGCGCTTGTCGCCGGCGGTGGACTGGATCGTCTCGACGAGCCCGGCCTGCCAGTCACGGACCAGCCGCGCGGCGATCTCGTCGATGCCCGGGCTGGCGTGGGCCAGACCCGGGTGGGCGGCGGCGCGCAGCTCCGGGGCGACGGAGCCGAGGTGGGACCAGCTGCGGGTGGCGGCGGTCTCGGCGGCGTCGACGATGACGGCGTGGAGGCCGGCCTCGATCTCCGTCTCCACCTCCCGCACCGGGGCGGGACGGCCGGTGAAGAAGCTGCCGATCGCGTCCAGCGCCGCCGAGTACCAGCGCTCGATGGTGCGGAAGGCGTCCGAGGTGCCCACGAAGTCCTGCCAGCGCTGCAGCACCTCCTGCCGCAGCAGGTTGCCGTCGGAGGTCGCGTCGATGACGTGACGACGCGCGGAGGCGTAGGTCTCGTCGAGGGCGTCGCCGAGCATCCCGGCGAACTCCTCCTGCCGCTGCCGGGTGTCCGCCAGCGCCTCCACCCGCTTGTTCACGCTGCCCAGGGCGCCGAGCACCGTCTTCGCGGCCATGGTGCGGCGGGCCGCGGCGTCCGCGGCGAGGTGGTCGAGGTGGGTGCGCAGGGGATTGACCAGGGCGGCGGGCAGCAGATCCTCCACCTGGCCGGCGTCCGGCACCGTGAACATGGTGGCGTCGCCGAGGCCCGCCTCCGTCATCATGCGGCGCAGATCATCGGGCACGGTGGCCAGCGCGTCCTCGTCCACGCGGTTGAGCACCACGATGACCTCGATGTCCCGCCCGGCGGCGTCGTGCAGGAAGTTCCACACCAGCTGGTCGGCGTAGCGCGAGGGCGTGGTCACGAACACCCACAGGTCGGCCGCGGCCAGCAGCTGGGAGGCGAGGGCGCG of the Corynebacterium humireducens NBRC 106098 = DSM 45392 genome contains:
- a CDS encoding GTPase family protein; its protein translation is MFRKKLSLTERLEALREATDLGEGLVSPAEHAALARVADAAAERRALSGEHTVVGFFGATGSGKTSLFNAVVGEDLGKTAARRPTTSSPLAAVWDPAGSEELLDWLQVEDRRNRTGDFAPGAGPVILLDLPDFDSVEPEHRAIATRLAGQVDVLVWVTDPEKYADSIIHDHFIRPHASHSSVTLAVLNKSDRLTAEDARRVSASLEQLLVDDGLKKVSVIRTSARDGSGIDDLRKAIAKVASAHSAQQARIEADLRTVTAPFVGRQSLKEPTATDKRRLDDHLAEAAGADRLAAATAAAYRKRLGQKTGWLLTSWLLRLRADPLKRLGLREDADETGVHRSSIPQLDASGRAVANRGVRGYAQAVSAGLPDRWASAVVDQTEQIVDSLPEDLDRAAARTKLPAQPSRAWGLFTVVQWLALVAALVGIGWYLLAAFLPGVLYPFMDEIIPDIEGWPIPTLLIVGGLLLGIVLGMFTGVFGLAIGSGVKHRTRRALRREVASISQEKVVEPLLAVRARYLEFLDAIRRAAGNAGN
- a CDS encoding dynamin family protein, translated to MTETTLESVGRLRDAVAATEFSTNPTAEAEARAVVAQIDDYILPRLAHIDAPLLAVVGGSTGSGKSTLVNALVGRQVSTSGVIRPTTRQPVLVSHPSDSAWFHSTRVLPGLAREQGEPGANPSATSLRLVSTESISPGLALLDAPDFDSIDDRNRALASQLLAAADLWVFVTTPSRYADQLVWNFLHDAAGRDIEVIVVLNRVDEDALATVPDDLRRMMTEAGLGDATMFTVPDAGQVEDLLPAALVNPLRTHLDHLAADAAARRTMAAKTVLGALGSVNKRVEALADTRQRQEEFAGMLGDALDETYASARRHVIDATSDGNLLRQEVLQRWQDFVGTSDAFRTIERWYSAALDAIGSFFTGRPAPVREVETEIEAGLHAVIVDAAETAATRSWSHLGSVAPELRAAAHPGLAHASPGIDEIAARLVRDWQAGLVETIQSTAGDKRMKARIMSLGLNVVTVALMLIVFASTAGLTGGEIAIAGGSAVVGQKLLETVFGEEAVRRMAARAREDLDERTTALLDAERARYWDITDELTAGTSAGELLDAAASAERDVRTQTGEA